A single genomic interval of Corvus hawaiiensis isolate bCorHaw1 chromosome 5, bCorHaw1.pri.cur, whole genome shotgun sequence harbors:
- the FABP2 gene encoding fatty acid-binding protein, intestinal, translating into MAFDGTWKIDRNENYEKFMEAMGIGMMKRKLGAHDNLKITIQQDGNKFTVKEASNFRNIEIEFTLGVNFEYSLADGTELSGAWNLEGNKLVGTFTRKDNGKVLKAYREIVGDELVQTYVYEGVESKRFFKRG; encoded by the exons ATGGCATTCGACGGGACTTGGAAAATCGACAGAAACGAGAACTATGAGAAGTTCATGGAGGCAATGG GTATTGGCATGATGAAAAGAAAGCTGGGAGCCCATGATAATCTGAAGATCACCATCCAACAAGATGGGAACAAATTTACCGTCAAAGAAGCCAGCAACTTCCGAAACATAGAGATTGAATTCACTCTGGGAGTGAACTTTGAGTACAGCCTGGCTGATGGGACTGAACTTTCC GGTGCTTGGAACCTTGAAGGAAATAAACTTGTGGGCACATTCACCAGAAAAGACAACGGAAAAGTACTTAAAGCATACAGAGAAATCGTGGGTGACGAACTCGTTCAG ACCTACGTGTATGAAGGAGTTGAGTCCAAGAGATTCTTCAAAAGGGGCTAA